Proteins found in one Anabas testudineus chromosome 1, fAnaTes1.2, whole genome shotgun sequence genomic segment:
- the pla2g12a gene encoding group XIIA secretory phospholipase A2, giving the protein MHCHSCVCVFLLGLCFVFGGLPHVSTCKQDPETPDWRMTLKTIRNGIHKIDTYLNAALDLFGGDDGLCHYRCSDGYKPVPRPGYKHPPPNGCGSPLFGFQFDIGIPSMTKCCNQHDRCYDTCGREKHDCDEQFQECLETICRNVQRTLGLAQSVQACESAVTLLFDAVMHLGCKPYLDSQRDSCVCQYEVKREL; this is encoded by the exons ATGCACTGTCACAGCTGcgtctgtgttttcctgctgggtttgtgttttgtgttcgGAGGTCTCCCTCATGTGTCCACCTGCAAGCAGGATCCAGAGACTCCAGACTGGAGGATGACTCTGAAAACTATTCGTAACGGAATACACAAGATTGACACATATCTCAATGCAGCACTGGACTTGTTTGGTGGCGATGACGGCCTGTGTCATTATAGGTGTAGTGATG GTTACAAGCCAGTGCCACGCCCTGGGTACAAGCACCCACCACCTAACGGATGCGGCTCCCCTTTGTTTGGATTTCAG TTTGATATAGGTATTCCTTCGATGACTAAATGCTGTAACCAGCATGATCGCTGCTATGACACCTGTGGCCGTGAGAAACATGACTGTGATGAGCAGTTCCAGGAATGTCTGGAGACCATCTGTAGGAATGTGCAAAGAACTCTGGGATTGGCCCAGAGCGTCCAAG CTTGTGAGTCAGCGGTGACTCTGCTGTTTGATGCTGTCATGCACTTGGGATGTAAGCCTTACTTGGACAGCCAGAGAGactcctgtgtgtgtcagtatgaAGTGAAGAGGGAACTGTAA
- the LOC113161824 gene encoding caspase-6-like, translated as MSDTVGKSEVTQDSRPATHRMADTKNLMETDAIIRSSLALDPEEEYPMNNKRRGLALIFNQERFYWQLGLCDRYGTESDGRNLENRLNGLGFDVRSYDSYNKAEVEALINEAAQADHSDADCFLLVFLSHGEDEHVYTRDGKISIKDIVSQFKGTECRSLVGKPKIFIWQACRGDQHDDPVTACDAVDSRPMTNEVVVDATAVHTLPAGADFIMCYSVAEGYYSYRETNNGSWYIQDLCELLGEYGDSLEFTHLLTLVNRKVSQRSVEMSRDKNAIGKKQVPCFTSMLTKKLYFRPKKC; from the exons ATGTCTGACACGGTGGGAAAGAGTGAAG TTACTCAAGACAGCAGACCTGCAACACACAGGATGG cGGACACAAAGAACCTAATGGAGACTGATGCGATTATCAGAAG CTCTTTAGCTCTAGATCCTGAAGAGGAGTATCCTATGAACAACAAACGTCGAGGTCTTGCTCTCATCTTTAACCAAGAACGATTCTACTGGCAATTGGGGTTGTGTGATAGGTATGGAACTGAGTCTGACGGCCGCAACTTGGAGAACAG ACTCAATGGTCTAGGCTTTGACGTGAGGTCTTATGATAGCTACAATAAGGCAGAAGTCGAAGCATTAATCAATGAAG CTGCGCAGGCCGATCATTCAGATGCAGACTGCTTTTTGCTTGTCTTTCTGAGCCACGGTGAGGATGAACATGTTTACACCAGAGATGGCAAGATCAGCATCAAGGATATCGTATCCCAGTTTAAAGGAACTGAGTGCAGAAGCCTTGTTGGAAAACCAAAGATCTTCATATGGCag GCTTGCCGTGGAGATCAGCATGATGACCCAGTGACAGCCTGTGATGCAGTGGACAGTAGGCCAATGACAAATGAGGTGGTGGTGGATGCAACTGCTGTACACACTCTTCCTGCTGGAGCTGATTTCATCATGTGCTACTCTGTGGCTGAAG GTTACTATTCCTATCGGGAAACCAACAACGGCTCCTGGTATATCCAGGACCTGTGTGAGCTGCTTGGGGAGTATGGGGATTCCCTTGAATTCACACATTTACTCACCCTGGTCAACAGAAAAGTGTCACAGAGGAGCGTTGAGATGAGTAGAGACAAGAATGCCATTGGAAAGAAGCAAGTACCGTGCTTTACTTCAATGCTCACCAAGAAACTCTACTTCCGCCCAAAAAAGTGTTAG